The Quercus robur chromosome 7, dhQueRobu3.1, whole genome shotgun sequence genome has a segment encoding these proteins:
- the LOC126693206 gene encoding probable aquaporin SIP2-1, with product MAGVGLLVSDLIISFMWVWSGTLNSIFVYNILGFGRHEPSGEVIKCMLSILVLFFFAFLGKITKGGAYNPLTVLADAISGDFRHFIFNVGARIPAQVIGSIIGVRLIIDTFPEVGLGPRLSVDIHRGALTEGFLTFTIVIISLGLAQKIPGNFFMKTWISSVSKLTLHILGSDLTGGCMNPASVMGWAFARGDHITKEHILVYWLAPIEATLLAVWIFRLVVRSPKEDKADMKSKSE from the exons atggctggGGTTGGTTTATTGGTCTCAGATTTGATAATCTCTTTCATGTGGGTTTGGTCAGGGACTTTGAACAGTATTTTTGTGTACAATATTTTGGGGTTTGGCAGACATGAACCTAGTGGTGAGGTTATCAAGTGCATGCTCTCTATTcttgttttgttcttctttgcTTTCTTGGGCAAGATAACCAAAGGTGGAGCCTACAATCCTCTCACTGTGTTGGCTGATGCAATTTCTGGTGATTTCAGGCATTTCATCTTTAATGTTGGTGCTAGAATCCCGGCGCAG GTTATTGGATCTATTATTGGGGTTAGGCTCATTATTGACACCTTTCCTGAAGTTGGACTTGGGCCGCGTTTAAGTGTTGACATCCATCGAGGTGCACTAACAGAAGGATTCCTGACATTTACAATTGTTATTATTTCACTTGGTCTGGCCCAAAAAATCCCGGGAAATTTCTTCATGAAGACTTGGATCTCAAGTGTCTCCAAGCTAACTCTTCATATACTTGGCTCTGATCTAACTGGTGGTTGTATGAACCCAGCCTCT GTGATGGGATGGGCTTTTGCTCGTGGGGATCATATAACCAAGGAGCATATACTTGTATACTGGCTTGCCCCAATCGAGGCAACTCTACTGGCTGTATGGATCTTTAGGTTGGTAGTTCGGTCGCCTAAAGAGGATAAAGCAGATATGAAGAGCAAATCAGAATAA
- the LOC126693208 gene encoding magnesium-protoporphyrin IX monomethyl ester [oxidative] cyclase, chloroplastic, with amino-acid sequence MAAEMALVKPISKFSSVAPKFGNLRSGSYSKFTTIKMTATSQPPPPTSTTRPSKKAAKTTIKETLLTPRFYTTDFDEMETLFNTEINKNLNQAEFEALLQEFKTDYNQTHFVRSKEFKEAADKLQGPLRQIFVEFLERSCTAEFSGFLLYKELGRRLKKTNPVVAEIFSLMSRDEARHAGFLNKGLSDFNLALDLGFLTKARKYTFFKPKFIFYATYLSEKIGYWRYITIYRHLKANPEYQCYPIFKYFENWCQDENRHGDFFSALMKAQPQFLNDWKAKLWSRFFCLSVYVTMYLNDCQRTAFYEGIGLNTKEFDMHVIIETNRTTARIFPAVLDVENPEFKRKLDRMVEINEKLLAVGETEDASFVKNLKRIPLIAALASELLAAYLMPPIESGSLDFAEFEPQVVY; translated from the exons ATGGCAGCAGAAATGGCACTTGTAAAACCCATCTCCAAATTCAGCAGTGTAGCTCCCAAATTTGGCAACTTGAGAAGTGGTTCATACTCAAAATTCACCACCATCAAAATGACTGCCACTTCACAGCCTCCTCCACCTACTAGCACTACCAGGCCTAGCAAGAAAGCTGCTAAAACTACCATTAAGGAGACCCTTTTGACACCAAGGTTTTACACCACAGACTTTGATGAAATGGAGACCCTTTTCAACACTGAGATCAACAAGAACCTCAACCAGGCTGAGTTTGAAGCTCTGCTGCAGGAATTCAAGACTGACTACAACCAGACACACTTTGTGAGGAGCAAGGAATTCAAGGAGGCTGCTGACAAATTGCAAGGACCTCTAAGGCAAATCTTTGTGGAGTTCTTGGAGAGGTCCTGCACTGCTGAGTTCTCTGGGTTCCTTCTCTATAAAGAGCTTGGAAGAAGGCTTAAG AAAACCAATCCAGTGGTGGCTGAGATTTTCTCTCTCATGTCTAGGGATGAAGCAAGACATGCTGG ATTCTTGAACAAGGGTTTGTCTGATTTTAACTTGGCATTGGACTTGGGTTTCCTAACAAAGGCTAGGAAGTATACATTTTTCAAGCCTAAGTTCATTTTCTATGCTACCTATCTGTCTGAGAAAATCGGATACTGGAGATACATAACCATATACAGACATCTCAAGGCCAATCCTGAGTACCAATGTTATCCCATTTTCAAGTATTTTGAGAACTGGTGCCAGGATGAGAACCGTCATGGTGATTTTTTCTCTGCATTGATGAAGGCCCAGCCACAATTTCTCAATGACTGGAAAGCAAAGTTGTGGTCCCGATTCTTCTGCCTATCG GTTTACGTGACAATGTACCTCAATGATTGCCAACGCACAGCTTTCTATGAAGGCATTGGACTCAACACAAAagaatttgatatgcatgtcaTCATTGAG ACAAACCGCACAACGGCTAGAATTTTCCCAGCTGTGCTAGATGTTGAGAACCCAGAATTCAAGAGGAAGTTGGATCGCATGGTGGAGATTAACGAGAAGCTGCTTGCTGTTGGGGAGACCGAGGACGCATCCTTTGTGAAGAACTTGAAGAGGATACCACTTATTGCAGCATTGGCCTCTGAGCTCCTGGCTGCATATCTAATGCCACCAATTGAGTCTGGATCTCTCGATTTTGCGGAGTTTGAGCCACAAGTTGTGTACTGA